From the Malaclemys terrapin pileata isolate rMalTer1 chromosome 11, rMalTer1.hap1, whole genome shotgun sequence genome, the window accaccctcctagagaaatactgtttcctaatatccaacttagacctcccccacaacaacttgagaccattgttccttgttctgtcatctaccaccactgagaacagcctagccccaacctctatggaaccccccttcaggtagttgaaggctgctatcaaatcccccctcactcttctcttctgcagactaaataaccccagttccctcagcctctcctcataagtcatgtgccccaccccctaatcatttttgttgccctccactggactctctccaatttgtccacatcctttctgtaatgtggggcccaaaactggacacagtactccagatgtggcctcaccagtgctgaacagaggggaataatcatttctcTATCTGTTGACaaagctcctactaatgcagcccaatatgccattagccttcttggcaacaagggcacactgttgactcatatccagcttctcatccactgtaatccccacatcttttctgcagaactgctgcttaaccagtcagtcaatccccagcctgtagcagtgcatgggattcttccgtcctaagtgcaggactctgcacttgtccttgttgaacctcggatttctttttgcccaatcctccaatttgtctaggtcactccggaccctatccctaccctccagcatatctacctctccccccatgcaACTGAAGAAAGGATCAAAATGTAAGgtattttaacaaagaaaaaatacattgtaGAGTAGTTATACCATCTTACTAGTAAATTCAAGCAACACCAGAAACTGAATCAGAAATCCCCAAGCATTTTGGGATACTTTGAAAATTACATGCATAAAAGACAAAGTAGGATTGCCAGGTATACGCTTCTCTTGGTTTGTCTCCAATTGTTTTGCATAATTAACAAATCAAATGACGTCCCAAGATTGTATGATTTTTCCTGCAATAGTTAGTCATTCCAACAACACATCTTTCATTTAATCAGGAAAATAACTTGTTCTAAAAAGGTCTACCTTACCAGAATTAATCTTGGACTGCAGCCATTTTTTCATGCATTCCTGATGAACATATTGCAGACTTCCAGTACATTTGCATGGCTCTATTAGGAGGTTGGTAGAAGATGCAGATGACATCTGGCAAATTCTACATAAATCACCTTCCTCCTCTTCAGTGTCCTCTGACAGGAGGCTGAGTAGGAAGAAAGCAATTTTTTCAAACAGAGGTGAAAGCTACACGTATATGGCATTTTTTCCAAACTTTAATTCCTTTGACAAATAGTTCTCAAACCTGAAAAAGGAGTTTAGAACAAGTTTGTCTGAAGATAAGTGACATTGTAGGTGCCACAGAATTGAACTGCAACAATCTCAAAATAAGAGGCCCCTTTAAATAACTTTAAAGAAAAGTCTCATTAAGTCTATTAACCCATTCAGATATGTTTTATTTACTGGGAATATCATATTGATTTACCTCTCTTTAATTTTCTGGAGTCTTTCAGGGTCTCTTGAAGGTAATATTTTAGACTTGTCACTTTCTTCTCCATCAGGTTGATTCCAACCTGAGGGAATAATATCTACTGTTATCATCACATTGTCAGATATGCTGCTCCCTAATGCTGGGGGCACTGCAAACCGGAATAAAGAGCCGGGAAGAATTCCTGATATTCCAGAACTACTTCTACTATGAGCTGAATCTGGTGTGGAAGCAGTAGTTGTAGGACTGCTAGATACTGCTGGTGTTGGTGGTCTGTTGGCAGCAGCCCTAGGGGAGCTGCTCTGTGCTTCAAGAGGAGTCTCTTCGCTAGACTCTCTTCTCCTAAAGAGGTGTAGTGATCTAGCAGGTGTTTCAGAGGTAGAGGTTCTTGCAGATTCATCTCTTCCTTCTCGCCTTCTTCTGGAGAACAGAGGTGTACATCTATTTCTTAGAGATGACGATAACCAGGATCCTGTATTTCTACTTTCAGGCTCTTGTCTGTAACTTTCAGCATCTGAATCAGAactatgattctgtgaaacacCTGATAAGCCCCATCTTCGTCTCAGAAAGCTAAATCCCTGAGAAGCTTCAGGTGTCTGAAGGCCTGGAACTTCAGGACGTGCAGTTGCATTAGTGCTAGATTGGGTAGAAGTTTGAACTCTTGGGACAACACATGAATCTTCAGAATCTGATGATCTTGCATTTAATGAGTCTTGGCTAGACCTCCGTGAGAAAAATGTAGATGACATACTAGAAGCTAAACGAGATAGTAATTGTCTAGTTGTACGCCTTCCTTCAGTATCTGCTGGAGGCTCACTGAGTGACCTTTGAGACGCAACCCTTTCAGTGCTGCTTGTGGAGGGAATTTCATCTCTAATGGCAATGTGGGTAAACTCTGGCTGTATATTCCTTTGAGAAGATTCCATTTCCCTTGTAGAATAGTTAGATCTTGAAGAGCTCCTGCTAGAGACTCCAGAGAATAAAGATGAATCATGTTCAGAAGGCAACTGGCGGTTCATGGATGTATTCAGCCTCAAAGTGCTCAATGAATTATCTTTTGGTCTTGCTCCCTGTGCATATGAAGAGGCAGGTCTATCCTGAAGATCTACAATGGAAGAATTGGAGAAAGAGACAAAATGTACACAGTCATTTAAAAGTTATCCAACTGAATTACAGTGAGTCTAGGGTTATGTTGTACTCACTTTTAAAGACTTTAAAAGTTGGCAAGAGAGGTTGTAGACAGTCTAAATTGAGTATTGTTCTCTTAGTGAACAGGATTACATTAAGTAGATTCCAGATAAACTGAAACTAGTTTATTAAATCAATAGCAGATGCACATACCCCACAATTCTCATCTGTATTTTATTCAAACTACAACCTTATGATTCAGCATTCCTTGTATGGAGGGATCAAATTaatgaatattaaaataatatctgTCAACTGACATTATGTAAGCACAATACTTATATTTAATAGAAAACTGCATATATAAACAGTATTCTATTAAATACCTGTTCTTCAATCTCTAaccagtttgggtttttttaagtaaatattcAGAACAGTCTAATAATTTCAGAGACAAATACAACAGTCATTAAAATATGTCTAGAATGCAAGATGTATAGATAAAGCATATTTCCTCCTCTCTCAAAATAAAGGCATTCTGATATAGTTACAGTATTAAAAAAAGGAGTTTAACAGCTTTGTAGAATACTTAATCCCAACTACATctgaaaacaagagacaacagaaacTGTAGTTTTAAAAACTACTTAAAGGTTATGTGGCCGCTACTGACTAAGTTTAGTAGTAGTAACTTCAGTTAGAGATCTTAAAATGTACTACAACTTCAATATGAATGATAATCAGATGCAGtgaaaagagaacaggagtactgtggcaccttagagactaacaagagAGCATCTTGTTTAACTAAATGCTCAAATGTCTCcaatacagttaaaaaaaaatgcaacaaacCACAATTTCAATAATCCTTCAGTAAAAAAATTAGTTATACTAAGAGTAACTGTTAACTAGCAAGTATATTACCAATATTGACTTTCATTAACAACTCTGACTCTTCAGAATCTATTACACTGTTCAATGGCTCAACCATCCAATTGGCTCAGACAGGATCACATGACTAATCATTTAGTATTATTGCTCTCAGTTGCTCAGTTTGCTATCCAGATGTCAATTGGCTTAACACAGCCATATGATCCAGCCAGCCAATTAAAATGTTATTCTTGAGTCCTCtaatttgcttccccccccccctttttttttttttttaattatccatCTGCTGCTTCTTTGGATGCATGACTTCTTTGGCTCCTGCAGCTTGTCTTCAGAGTGCAGCCACAACAAGGATTTAAATCCCCGGCCAACTCCTTTGACATTACAGCAGCTGAACCAGGGTTCCTGTTTTATGTCTGAGACCCAGAAGACCAGCAGCCACAGCTGAAAATAGATAGCCTCCTTCCTTAGGGGAAAAAAGGTTGGGagaaagtgtttttttgtttttttttataaaggaggAACAGAGAAGCAACCAGGTAAGGAAATAAACTGTTTTACttccttgttttttaaaaatggaattcatTAACTGGAGTCAAATGTTTCCCTGTATAGTACAGCATTATAATCCACTGCATCACATGACATTTCTAAACTCATGATACACAGGCCCTGAAACTGGAAAGAGAAGTACACAGGCAAAACCCCTTTGAAGTAAATAGCTCTGAACAGGTGCAGGAATCCTTCTGAATAGCTCTCCTTGCACAACTGTGGCCATAGCAAGCTTTCCATGCTATTTAATGCTAGGCTAACACTGGCGGAGAAACAGATGCTTTCCTTGGGCACTAAGGCACCCCGATCTTACATTGTGATCTGTACATGCAGGAAGCCCCACTGACTTGAAAGAATCTGCATGCAAGTGCAGCAGATTGCATTGTGATCTGGGTAGTCAGAATTGGGGCCtatattttccttttccctttataTTCCCATACCCATGAGAATGGGGATTCTGCAGAATTTTGCATGAAGACACCATTAAAGCACTGGTGACCTGGGTAAGATAAGGATACGTGAGGAGCCTTTCCTTAGATAGGTAGGGTAGCTCTACAAGGCCAAAACAGCTTAAATAGGAAGAAAGTGTGAAAGGCAAACCAGAAAGCCTGGCATAAGGAATATGTGGTTCTATTAaaatactcactacttaatatTCAAGTCCAAAGACTGCTTTGAACCCCAAAGTCATATTAGTCTGTGTTAAGTTTTTTATAAAACCGTCCGTGCTTACAGGTAAGTCTCTCAAGCTGGTTGTGTGTGCACTCCACTTGCCAACAGCTACTCACTTGTAATTTTATTTCTGCACTTATTTTCTCAACACATTCTACTCTTGCAAAGATGCATGGTAGAAATCTCTTGGCAGGTAAATAGGCTAGATGTGAGAGACCTGAGCTGATCCACTCTTAGGAAAGAGGGACACTGTGTATAGATATCTATTAGTCAAATAACCTAGTTTTTACTTCTTGTCCATCCATTGGGGAACACTTATGAGGTTAAACAACTCTGTCATTGGAAAAGAGGCTGAGAAgttgagggagcagagaggtttgcTGAAAATTCACATCAAGGCAATATAATATTTCACTCAACATAGAGCTCAGTTCAACAGATCCCTGCACCTTGGTGTAAACAGTTCTCCACTATCTACACTTAAATGCATACAAGGCATTTTCAAACCAGGATCTAAACAGAACAGGTCAGCAATTAGACAGTAAGTTCAACTCTTATCCCTATGTTTAACTAGCTGAGTTAAGAGGACCAACAGGCTATAAAGAATTAAAATAGATTTGTTAGATTTTACATGTGACATGAAACATTAAAGGAATAACAAAATTAAACACACAACTGATGCATTTGCAAGCTTTCAGCTGCATAATACATACATGCTGAAGATGTAAAGTCACCACTCCTGTGACTATAATCCACAAGACTACTAACAGATGGATCTGTTCTCCTTTCtagctctctcctctctctcactaGCTCAGTTCCCAGAGAACTGAGTACCACTGACGAAGATCTAGGAACTTGATTATACCTCCATGAGGAATCTAAAAACAAGAGAACTCTGTATAAATTCTACTGATAGTTTAAAAATGTCAGTATCACAAAAATATCAATACCAGTTTTACTCAAACAGCTGATTTGCTTTGGTGTATTACACTATAATTGCATTGATGCTAAAGGGGcttcttaaaactttttttcccagAACACAGTCTCAGCCCATGAGTAATTAAACTGCTCTTGCTCACAGTACAaaaaaagttgttgttgtttttaaatggcaagtgtttttcattttgtgtgtgtgtgtaacagctTCAGCATCTAAGCAGGAGATAGGTATTTCAGATTTGGTAAGAACAAATGTGCTCTTTAGTGGCTCTGTTAAACAATGGTTATACGATTTTTTTGAATGAAATACAATTTAACACCACAACTTCAATCTGAGGACCAGCCAAATCCAAAAAAGCAAGGATCAAATATTCCTTAGATATTTAATGTTGCTTTATTATGAGTGGCTATTTCAGTATTTACACCAAATATTGTTCTGAAGCTGCATTACAAACATACATGCTGCAAACCATCAATACTATACAAAGGGAGCCTTCGCATTCTCCATTTTGTTTTATGTTGCCAGTCAGGAGTTTTCAAATGAGCATACCAGCCCATTCATCTGAAAGCAAGTCAGTATAGTAATAGTCTCAATCCTGTGGACAAAACTCCAGATGACATTTCTACGTGCAAAGGGGTTTGTAAGATCAGAAGCTGTAATCACTTATGGTTTCTGACCGCAAAAAGCAGAGATGGTCAGTGATGCCATGGGTTGTACTGAATATACAATATATTATCAaagtggaggtggggaggaaggtAGTAGAATCCAATCATTTGTTAAATTGCCAGTGTTCTCAGATTTTTGAAGAGTGTTTAGCTGGATATAAGGTGGTATATACAGGTCTGTATACAAGAAGAAAGTATTGACAGAACACTTCCACATTGTGTATAACACTGGATTTTTCTTAACGTTATAAGCTTAAAACAACCCTACCCAGACCTACAATTCTAAAATACTGCGTAGTATAGCAAAACAACCCAAGTACCCCAAGCCAATTTAACTCTGCCCCATTATTCTATCCTATGTAAGGTAAGTGTGATACATCAAACCTCTGATACCTTGGTGGTTTGGCCAGGATCCCTGGTTTCTGTGGCCTTCTTAAAATCCATACTATCGCGTCTCACTTGTGGCTGAAGCCACCTTAAATCACATCCATCTTTGATTAAGTTGTATAACCCTGGATGTAGGCACAAGCTAATGTTTCTATCGCTGCTGGGAACCAAAGCACTGAAGACAGCAACAGGGAATATACATGTATTTAAAATACTTCCGTCAAGTCAGATATGGAGTCATTTTGGGAAGATGAGATAAAGGCTAAAGTGAAATCCTAGTTTACATGAAGAGTAAGAGAAGTCTTGGTACTGCAGTCTTCTCAAAGCAGAGTGAATAGAAGAGTCGTTGGCATATGTATTATGATTTGAGGGTAAGCTTATTATTGTCTGATAGGATGCTGTGTAGCATGCAATTCATAATCCGTTCTGAAGATATGCAAATATTTTGAGTAGAGAGGATAGGGTAACAAGATCATACTTAAGGTTGTTTGTGGTATTTTCAtaactttctaattttttttaaatttaccttCAACTTTAGTTTTAGCTGCTACACTTACTGAGTAAAATCCTATGCCCACCCCATGGACACATTCTAGATACATATTTACAACCTTAACTCCAGCGGTAGTTAGTTTAACCATTCTCTTAAGAATCTAAAATTGTATCTGTTCAATGTTGTCTAATATTGGCTTGAAAGCTCTGTTGTAAAGATGGCCACCTTTAGCCCACGCTAAAAGAGGATTCTGCTTCTAGCTCCACCTCTGCCCATAGTACTTTGGCCAGCTGGGGTATTCAGGGTTGTGTGAAAGGCAGAGCTAGGATACAGGGAAGAATTTGCTCCCACATGCCCTACTGCTCTGGTGTACCTGTTAAATTTTAGTACCAAACTGCATCAGTAAACAGCTGCAGACTTTCTTCCATAGGACTCTGACATTTGGTTATCTTAGTCATTCCATTCACCTTTAAATAGGAATGTTTTCTACTAAAATAAGTGATTTTAATACAGTGGTCTCTTCAAAATACTAAAGTTAATATTTTCCTAGAGACTGATAAAGATACCAAAATTGTGAAAACACTGTTTCTACTGTTTAAAGTTTATTTTGAATATCTAAGTATTTAAAGCCTCTATTTATGAGCGGATATTTACAACTGGTAAAAGCTTGCTGTTCAGAACTACATTTTATATGTATTATTTAGCATTAGTAATGCATCTCTTACCTGAAACTGCATTTAAGCCATTACTTCTCACAGAAGAGGTAGATGTATAGGAAAGCTTAGGTCTCTTTGAATCACTATCCCGCTGCTGGTTATGTAGTCTTGAGTATGCTCCCTGAGTTCTCTCAGATTCACCATACCAAGTAGAtgaaagaggagaggaggaggatgtagactaagtatttaaaaaaaaaaaaaaaaaattatgaaagtaGTTTTACTTAAGCTTTTTACCTGTAAAAGCAAGCTTTAAAATACCTACCTGTATATGGCTAGAACCAGCTTGATAAAGTCagcaagacaatttacattgttTTTATAAGCAAATCAGTCAATGTGGAAAAGGTGCACAGATACTATGAGTGCTATAGAAAACCTGCTAATTTACCTCAGAGTAAGCATATGACTTGGTTAAACAGTTAAAAGGATTTAGTAAACATAGTCCTTTAGCTGTATTTTAGGACTTATGCCAGTAGCCTTGATTAGCTCCTTCTTTTCCCCCAACCTCTCCTTCCAACCCCAGGGTTTAAtcaggtgtggggttttttttttttttttttggaactctTCCCCATTACACTATCTGTTTTGTAACACTGAAAAGCATGTCCCTCTGATATGCAGAACACTGTCACTAAGCCATGTTTGAATACATGAAGGTGTCACAgcaatgtgttttttttatgtTGTCTACATTTTTGAAAACAGTAAAGATCATAATAGCCTTCAGAGTTAATAGCTTTAACTGCTCGATTCCATCTTTTAATACtcattttattaatgtttttaatttggggaaaaTATCATCTGTTTTAGCAACCTAAAGTTATAGGTTTGGGCTAGCAGTTAAATCTCTTGCTTCTGAAGACTGAGAGCATGGATAAAATGTTTATTATAACTTCTTATAGTCATAACACTGAACTGCAAGTTATACGATCAGCAGTAGACCACAATTGACAGCTAGTCACTAATACAAGTTAAGAGGCAGAATTATAAAATTATTAGCACTGAGGAAATGAGGCATACATGTATAGTTTTACTAAGATTTGTGTAACCAGACCAACAAAGTAACTTCATATGTCAGCCACTTACAACTTGCCTTGATACTTCACCTTCCTGTCCTATTACTGGAGATCCTCCCTATAAATCACAATCCAAATGTATTTGAAGAGAGTTAAggaaaagtttaatttttatatataggGTTTATGCAAAGCACCTGCTGTTACAGCTCCCAGTCATAAAAAGTACTAGACATTTCTCCTccgtcatttaaaaaaaaaaaaaaaaaaaaaactagcttcCCAAACCAAGTACAAAACAGGACTCATAACCCTGTTTAGCAATCAGACTGAATCTCACACATTGCTCAATGAAGCTAACCTAAAAGCAACAATTTCAGAAGTACTGTGTGGTGCAACATTCCTTTGCATTGCAGCTCAAAAGTcactttagggggaaaaaaataaattttaagggggcagaaaaaaaaacccagtttgaaAAGCCTGCAGTGCCTACTAACTACAGGGACAGGCCTTTTATAAGCAGAGGCACAGTTTGCACTTCAACTATATGCACAGTCTTTCACCATGATTTCCACTGAAGGTTGGCAGCCCCACATTTTTCTCATCCACACTGACTATCTTCACCTTTTAAAATTGGTGTAAGAAACCTGTTTAAACTGTAAGTTCTCTCTTGGCAAAGTTTCCAAATAGCTCCCTATTTTAAGAGGCCACAGACCTTTCCATGGTTTGCCTAGTGTCCTGTCTTACtactaactttttttaaacatttgttgaCTTCAGTATTGTGCATAAAATGTCAAATAGCAAGCTTCAATTCTGTATGGGGACCAGGCCCAGACGAAGGCAGACACTTTaggccccagttcctggagtcacaTATTAAAATTtcagcttccattttaaaagtaTGCAACCATGAGGGTCCTAGTAACTGGAAAACGTGATCCGGGTATAATAGATGCCTGTCTGAATCAGCAAGCAGCCTAAAAACAAGAGTTCCCCTTATTCATCTTAACTATGAAAACTATTGCCTGACTCCAAGGAGGAATGGAGCCATGGGAGTACCATAGTGTTAGTTTGGCCATGTGTGGGGCCACAATATGCATTTAAGAGTCTAGTCATAACCCCCATCTTTCCCCCATTATGCATACAACTCCTATAATTGCAGGTCCCCTTCAAATTTATATTTAACTTGTTGTAAGGCTATATTTATGTCAGAgaggtcacagaatccatgaattccagagacctctgtgacactCTTGCTTCAGCCTCTGGGGCTGTgggactggagctggcagccagcagggtTCCGGCAACAGCCTCCTCAGGGTCCCCCTGTGGGTTCCTGCAACAGATGACAGCCTCATATGCGGGgatgggggaccctgcagctcccaggcaccATGGTGGCAGGAgaaaccatggagctgcagcagcaaaagccacagacaggtcacagcttctgtgaatttttgtttattgcccatgaccggcctgtgacttttactaaaaataaccacgacaaaatcttagccttaactatTTGTAAACTAATCTAAAACAAATCTAAGTCAAGTCATTCTTTAATTGTCTGTTAACAACTCCAGtcctcttctttccctcccccaccccccacttaaCTTGATTGAGTCTACCAAACTTATTTTAAGCATCATAGCAGGGGATTCCTACTAGCAGGTTTTTTGACCTGGAAGATTTGTAAGTTAAAACCTCTGTTCcccatatattttatatattatcaAATCTCACCAATCTGCTTCTGCTTCCCAAAAATCTTCCAGACCATGGACGATCAAGTGTCCCCGAGTAGTGAGTTGGAGAGGAACTAGTAAGCTTCCAAGGAGTTTCATGAGCTTCTCCTCTTTCTCCAATTCCCCAGTCTCTACTGGAACTATGCAACAGACTGGATTCCTAAAGAACAACATGCATATTACATGtaactttttaaatcaagatggccTTTTTAGTCATGCTCTGAAGACTGAGTACATATTAAGATGGTGGCACCAAGAGTCAGGAAACTTCAAAATTAAAGCAGGCACTCCATCTTTAAGTGTTTTGGACTTAAGATATAGGTGATAAATCTAAGAAGAATTGCTAAGCAAAGGTTTGTGGGCTTTGTTTTGTTAGtattttttggaggggtgggaggaaggaggtagAGAATTAGTTTCTCTCTTTTCTGCTGTCTCAGATTCCTGCCTGACATTAAGTTGTTAATGGATTTTTGTACTGAGAGGAGAGAAGCAATGACCCAATCCTTTTGCTGGAAGATCTGAATAGTTGTCACACATGCAGCTGTAACTCAAACTGCAGAACTCTCAGTTTAAGGAAGCTGAAGTCTCTACACCCCCTCTCCTATCATTTGAGGGTAGGAAAGAGGAACTTTTAAGTTCAGGTTTCCTGTGGTATGATACCACTATTCCAATTCTGCAGAAATAAgttgtttgggggagggaaaaaaacaaaacaaaaccatcttTCTACACCAAAGCAGTAGCAGAGGACGAAACTACATTTGTTTGGTTCACCTTAACACCGAACAGGATGATGAATTACATTTTTGCCGTCCTCAAGAGCTAACAACAGAATAGCACACTGGTCAAAAGAGATACTGTCCTAACAAAACAGATGAAACGAGGGAGGGCAGTTTGTCAACTAAATTGGTAATGTGGCTTATTAGCAAAGTAAACCAATGCTGTTACTCTAAGAACATTTCACATaacgacaggtttcagagcagcagccgtgttagtctgtatcctacTCCTGTTCATTTCACGTAACGTCTTCCTAAAATTCACTTTATTCTTAAGTGTTCTTGTTTCTTTACAGGCCACAACCATTTTCCTCTTATTCTGCTGCCTCTCTTCTCCTTATTTCTCTCTGATATGTCCCCAAAAATATATTCTACAGAGGAGTAAAGGATAGTATCCTGACTCTCCATCCCCTTGCTCAGGGAGTACATTAGAAAAGTTTCACTTTGTAGGTCTGCTGCCCAACTCTAGTGCAATTATATGGAGCCCTACCAAAGAAAACCTACAGGGCCATTTGGAAGCAAAAAATAGCAATcaccattggggggagggagttacTTTAAgagagaggtgggttttttttttttttttttttaagtagttggGCATCCATGTAGCTGACTCCCCAGACATTGTGCAACAGCACTGAAATTATAAATAGCTATTTTGGCATGCATATTGAAGACAGTTCTGTATGGGAGCTTTGCAAAACACTGCTGGCTTTTGTACACATTCTGTACAAAATGTTCTTCAAATTGCTGGAAAAGTTTAGTGTATGGCAGTAGCTGCAACTAATTTGACTTTTGTATTTCCATCCTCCCAACACATCCAAAGGCTGCAGTAGGAGTAAAATCAAATGCCATTTTTAATGACCCCTGACTTTCTATTTAAATAGAAAGACAGCCTTTTTTCCTCAAGGGAGACACAGTATGAAAGTTAACTTCATGCTACGAGTTAAATTCCATGCCTGTACTTGGAGTAAATGTCATTTTTTTAAGTTACTCCTTCTAAAAGATATCCATAATGTCTTAAATATGGGAATAAACAAGGTTCATTAGCTTTTCTTTAAGATCCACTTTGAATAATT encodes:
- the MARCHF7 gene encoding E3 ubiquitin-protein ligase MARCHF7 isoform X5; translated protein: MESKPSRIPRRISVQPSSSSSLSARTLSGSRGSSLTDAYHTRESSLRLDSGCQSTSSSSPLSSTWYGESERTQGAYSRLHNQQRDSDSKRPKLSYTSTSSVRSNGLNAVSDLQDRPASSYAQGARPKDNSLSTLRLNTSMNRQLPSEHDSSLFSGVSSRSSSRSNYSTREMESSQRNIQPEFTHIAIRDEIPSTSSTERVASQRSLSEPPADTEGRRTTRQLLSRLASSMSSTFFSRRSSQDSLNARSSDSEDSCVVPRVQTSTQSSTNATARPEVPGLQTPEASQGFSFLRRRWGLSGVSQNHSSDSDAESYRQEPESRNTGSWLSSSLRNRCTPLFSRRRREGRDESARTSTSETPARSLHLFRRRESSEETPLEAQSSSPRAAANRPPTPAVSSSPTTTASTPDSAHSRSSSGISGILPGSLFRFAVPPALGSSISDNVMITVDIIPSGWNQPDGEESDKSKILPSRDPERLQKIKESLLSEDTEEEEGDLCRICQMSSASSTNLLIEPCKCTGSLQYVHQECMKKWLQSKINSGSSLEAVTTCELCKEKLHLNLEDFDIHELYRAHANEQADYEFISSGLYLVVLLHLCEQRFSDMLGTASEASTRVRFINLARTLQAHMEDIETSEDDSEDSDAGRSFDTA